From Shewanella psychrophila, a single genomic window includes:
- a CDS encoding TcpQ domain-containing protein: protein MMKVKLILLIALSLSIVPETVLANDSDVVKSDDSSHIEAQISLVIKKGNSVESSLSDFVQRFGYKLKWDTEDITSGYSVSYEDTTAIGILKQFVSDMRANGKLIKGTIYKNKVLVIENESE, encoded by the coding sequence ATGATGAAAGTAAAATTAATATTATTAATTGCGTTAAGTCTGAGCATAGTGCCTGAAACGGTATTGGCTAATGACAGTGACGTAGTCAAGAGTGATGACAGCAGTCATATAGAAGCTCAAATAAGCCTAGTAATTAAAAAAGGCAACAGTGTTGAGTCCAGTTTATCTGACTTTGTTCAGAGGTTTGGTTATAAATTAAAATGGGATACTGAAGATATCACCTCCGGTTATAGCGTGAGCTACGAAGACACTACGGCGATAGGTATTTTAAAGCAATTTGTCAGTGATATGCGTGCGAACGGAAAGTTAATAAAAGGCACGATTTACAAAAATAAGGTACTGGTGATTGAAAATGAAAGTGAATAA
- a CDS encoding type IV pilus modification PilV family protein has protein sequence MKKQHGLALLEVLIAVSILGVITLGVMKLQTGQLREQVKTLAAAKVAHIYQLSTQVMFDPLVKLKSSKADDISTWKTNDTIHGLKEKLTNGGYIYLDAQNKSNMKVANFFNGINYDTDKDSCAVNNGVTNERVNCASGLEDELTLSKSFKVKGIKVDGEKQSYFSINHVGNSDVSDVKPTVITIFIDGLSDRKSLKEMNDLALAVSEQVSQIDDIENSAYASIHIADFSKEPAKYDTGDEAYKALLDANYQIDPNMGLAIIFNLGGTQALRSDGMVAMQKNRSLCWNVSVGSEEDGFICQSAISSGTGGGGTSGFIQSDSNLLYQTGDQKSSTKVYRTPVEVIVAAFNGQDIEIAKPVCPTIKENKLLPHLAVVGSSFSNSGFGEFPEADNDHYGDNSVSNHDHTAEMVSGLLFRWKDSNHPEYWSVTGIVGSSNDQDGDEGKNPQSLQIVALRWCEVEKK, from the coding sequence ATGAAAAAACAACATGGCTTGGCACTATTAGAGGTGTTGATTGCGGTTTCAATTCTTGGAGTGATTACATTGGGGGTTATGAAATTACAAACTGGTCAGTTGAGGGAACAGGTAAAAACGTTAGCTGCTGCTAAAGTTGCTCATATTTACCAATTGAGTACTCAGGTCATGTTTGATCCCTTGGTGAAACTAAAAAGCTCAAAAGCAGATGATATTTCAACTTGGAAAACCAATGACACCATTCATGGGTTGAAAGAAAAACTTACGAATGGTGGATATATTTATCTTGATGCACAAAATAAAAGCAATATGAAAGTCGCTAATTTTTTTAACGGCATCAATTACGATACCGATAAAGATAGTTGTGCCGTTAATAATGGTGTTACAAATGAACGCGTCAATTGTGCTAGCGGGCTTGAAGACGAATTGACCTTGAGCAAGAGTTTCAAGGTGAAAGGCATAAAAGTAGATGGCGAAAAGCAATCATATTTCTCGATAAATCATGTGGGTAATTCAGATGTTAGTGATGTTAAACCAACTGTAATAACCATATTTATTGATGGACTAAGTGATCGAAAAAGCCTTAAAGAAATGAATGATCTAGCACTTGCGGTGAGTGAGCAAGTGTCACAAATCGATGACATAGAAAATAGTGCTTATGCATCCATTCATATTGCAGACTTCAGTAAAGAACCTGCTAAATATGATACAGGTGATGAAGCTTATAAAGCACTTTTAGACGCTAATTATCAGATAGATCCCAACATGGGGCTGGCGATTATTTTTAATTTAGGGGGAACCCAAGCATTAAGAAGTGATGGCATGGTGGCGATGCAAAAAAATAGGTCACTGTGCTGGAATGTCAGCGTAGGGAGTGAAGAAGATGGCTTTATTTGCCAATCGGCCATTTCATCAGGCACTGGTGGCGGGGGAACATCTGGTTTTATCCAATCAGATAGCAATTTACTTTATCAAACAGGGGACCAAAAATCGTCGACTAAGGTGTATCGAACCCCTGTGGAAGTAATCGTAGCGGCTTTCAATGGTCAGGATATTGAAATTGCAAAACCTGTGTGCCCGACGATTAAAGAAAATAAGTTATTGCCTCATTTAGCTGTGGTTGGCAGTTCTTTTTCGAACAGTGGTTTTGGTGAGTTCCCTGAAGCAGATAATGATCACTACGGAGATAACAGCGTCTCAAATCATGATCATACTGCAGAAATGGTGTCGGGGCTATTGTTTAGGTGGAAGGATAGCAATCATCCGGAATATTGGTCGGTTACAGGCATTGTGGGTTCTTCAAATGATCAAGATGGCGATGAAGGAAAAAATCCGCAGTCATTACAAATAGTGGCATTACGTTGGTGTGAAGTGGAAAAAAAATGA
- a CDS encoding type II secretion system protein: MFCNTNRKYRGHKKARGLALLEILIAIGILGLIAAGVATLAARTFEKQDLKDIQTDMTDVSIALQQVYSRAAQYVDTKSKSVQEFADSKAIDSSVSINPLTNSAYLFSVAKVRTTDTLNTGFVLGIDNANQTACNALITGPLLDDADYITVMETGTTIADQAFDTSGTIDIKNTTSGINQDIYDPTAVLALCPSTTDQNLIVIGYK; encoded by the coding sequence ATGTTTTGTAACACAAATAGAAAATACCGTGGTCATAAAAAAGCACGCGGATTGGCATTACTCGAAATCTTGATTGCGATTGGTATCTTAGGATTAATAGCAGCGGGTGTTGCCACCTTAGCGGCTAGAACTTTTGAAAAGCAAGATCTTAAAGATATTCAAACGGATATGACTGATGTTTCTATTGCACTTCAACAAGTCTATAGCCGCGCTGCACAATATGTTGATACTAAGTCTAAGTCCGTCCAAGAATTTGCAGACTCAAAAGCAATCGATTCAAGTGTATCAATTAACCCACTGACAAATTCGGCTTATCTCTTTAGTGTGGCTAAGGTCCGTACTACCGATACCTTAAATACTGGTTTTGTACTTGGGATTGATAATGCAAATCAAACCGCATGTAATGCATTGATAACAGGACCACTGCTTGATGATGCAGATTACATTACGGTTATGGAAACTGGTACGACTATTGCTGATCAAGCTTTTGATACCTCTGGTACTATTGACATTAAAAATACAACCTCTGGCATTAACCAAGATATATACGACCCTACGGCTGTGCTTGCATTATGTCCTAGTACGACAGACCAAAATCTTATCGTGATCGGTTATAAATAA